Part of the Candidatus Effluviviaceae Genus V sp. genome is shown below.
CCGCCGCCATCCTCGGCGCGAGGGAGGATGTCCGCAGACTCAACGAGCTGCTTCGAGAGAACAGCACCCTTCCTGTCAGGCGAAGCCGCGCGTTTCTCTGGGCGGCGGCTCTGTTCGCAGCAGGCGTCTGGATGACGACGCGGTACGCGCTGGCGCGTTCCGGCGACAGAAGAGACGTCGCTGTCGGCGGCATCGCGGCCCTGGCACTTGGGGTCGTTGTCGCAGGGGTCCTCGGGAGACCGCCGTTCTACGGACTCCTCTTCGTCGGAGGCGCCGTTCCGCTCGGAACGCTCGCCGTGACCGCCGGGCGGCGCCGGGCCGCGTACGCAGCGCTCTCTCCTGGAACGCCGATCGAAGAGCTCGGACGCCGGATCATGGGGTTCCGTCACGGGGGACAGGGCGACTTCGACGCGCGCCCCGGAGACCGCGTCAGCGACGACGCGCGGAAGAACATCACGCAGCTGGCCTATCTCGCGCGCGAGATGCTGGAAGCGCGCGGGGAGCAGAAGCGGTACGAGGCCATGAAGAGCGTGCTCGAGAAAGGCGCGACGATGTTCCGGGAGTCGGTCGCTCCCGAGGTTTCACAGCTCGCCGCCCTCGGACGCGACCTGGGGTTCATGACTGAGTCGCTCAACTCGATGGAGTCGGCGGCCGCGCGAATCGATCACGCCCTGAAGGCCGTGCTCGAAGATCCGGCGTCCGAGAAGGAGCAGTTTGCTCAACTGGTAGCGGAGATCA
Proteins encoded:
- a CDS encoding GHKL domain-containing protein, producing MTTRYALARSGDRRDVAVGGIAALALGVVVAGVLGRPPFYGLLFVGGAVPLGTLAVTAGRRRAAYAALSPGTPIEELGRRIMGFRHGGQGDFDARPGDRVSDDARKNITQLAYLAREMLEARGEQKRYEAMKSVLEKGATMFRESVAPEVSQLAALGRDLGFMTESLNSMESAAARIDHALKAVLEDPASEKEQFAQLVAEIRDGRQELVDSAEAVCAAVLANPGCSLNSVLDDVLTLRQEFLASNAVSLTLDSDVPATADAVRGTRYVLFTILENLLANAVRAMEGARSKSLEITARSDGERCVVAVRDTGRGMSAADVESVFEEAADASRGGFGLPYSRRVLRELGGEMSVESTSGAGTTVLVEIPHWRSTYTGDDHEPEL